The Cohnella abietis genome has a segment encoding these proteins:
- the gucD gene encoding alpha-ketoglutaric semialdehyde dehydrogenase GucD: MTIEQAYLNYIDGKWSPSLTGRVTESINPANTNDIVGYVQNSDEADLELAVSAANRAKGAWRKLSGAARGDYLFKVANLLEAKLADIAETMMREMGKTLAECKGETARGVAILRYYAGEGMRKIGDVIPSTDNEAMMFTTRVPLGVVGVITPWNFPVAIPMWKMAPALIYGNTVVIKPAIETSITAAKLIACFEEAGLPPGVINLVTGDGAVIGGGIARHPDIQGITFTGSNKVGKQIGQAALSRGAKYQLEMGGKNPLIVAEDANLDLAVEAAISGGLKSTGQKCTATSRIVVHASVYETFRTKLVDQVKQLKLGNGNDATTWMGPCANEKQRDTVLSYINKGIEEGASLLCGGGVPADEELKSGYYVHPTVFDGVTSNMTIAQEEIFGPVLALIPFNNLQEAISLANDVEYGLSASIFTQNIANILTFIADMDAGLVRINAETAGVELQAPFGGMKQSSSHSREQGQAAIEFFTSIKTVFLKA; this comes from the coding sequence ATGACGATAGAGCAAGCTTATCTTAACTATATCGACGGAAAATGGAGCCCATCCTTAACGGGACGGGTGACTGAAAGTATTAACCCGGCCAATACGAACGACATCGTTGGTTATGTGCAAAATTCCGATGAAGCGGATCTAGAGCTTGCGGTAAGCGCGGCTAATCGTGCCAAGGGAGCATGGCGTAAGCTCTCGGGCGCTGCGCGGGGCGATTATCTGTTCAAGGTGGCCAACCTGTTGGAGGCAAAGTTAGCCGATATCGCGGAAACGATGATGCGCGAGATGGGCAAAACCTTAGCCGAATGCAAAGGCGAAACGGCTCGCGGCGTCGCGATTCTCCGTTATTATGCCGGGGAGGGCATGCGAAAGATCGGCGACGTTATTCCATCGACAGACAATGAGGCAATGATGTTCACCACTCGGGTGCCTTTGGGTGTCGTAGGCGTTATAACGCCATGGAATTTCCCGGTTGCGATCCCGATGTGGAAAATGGCGCCGGCGCTTATATATGGTAATACTGTCGTGATAAAACCTGCTATTGAAACGTCCATTACGGCTGCGAAGCTTATAGCTTGTTTTGAAGAAGCGGGTCTTCCGCCAGGTGTTATCAACTTGGTCACTGGTGATGGCGCAGTTATTGGCGGCGGCATTGCGCGGCATCCCGATATTCAAGGCATCACCTTTACGGGCTCCAACAAGGTAGGGAAACAGATCGGGCAAGCCGCTCTATCCCGTGGAGCGAAATATCAATTGGAAATGGGTGGGAAAAATCCACTTATCGTCGCGGAAGACGCGAACCTCGATCTGGCGGTGGAAGCGGCTATCAGCGGGGGATTGAAATCAACCGGACAGAAGTGTACTGCAACGAGCAGAATTGTTGTACATGCTTCGGTCTATGAAACATTCCGTACGAAGCTGGTCGATCAAGTGAAGCAGCTGAAGCTGGGGAACGGGAACGATGCTACAACGTGGATGGGGCCTTGCGCGAACGAAAAACAACGAGATACCGTTCTCTCTTACATTAATAAGGGGATCGAGGAAGGCGCGAGCTTGCTCTGTGGGGGAGGCGTTCCTGCCGACGAGGAATTGAAGAGCGGGTATTACGTGCATCCGACCGTATTCGACGGAGTGACCTCGAATATGACGATCGCTCAAGAGGAAATTTTCGGACCGGTGCTAGCGCTTATCCCGTTCAATAATTTGCAAGAAGCGATCTCACTTGCAAACGACGTTGAATATGGACTAAGCGCATCCATTTTCACGCAAAACATCGCGAATATCCTCACCTTTATCGCCGATATGGATGCAGGCTTAGTCCGCATTAACGCGGAAACGGCAGGCGTCGAGCTGCAGGCTCCATTCGGCGGAATGAAGCAGTCCAGTTCTCATTCGAGAGAGCAAGGGCAGGCGGCCATCGAGTTCTTTACTTCAATTAAAACGGTTTTCTTGAAGGCTTGA